One region of Bactrocera neohumeralis isolate Rockhampton chromosome 5, APGP_CSIRO_Bneo_wtdbg2-racon-allhic-juicebox.fasta_v2, whole genome shotgun sequence genomic DNA includes:
- the LOC126758340 gene encoding WD repeat-containing protein 6, producing the protein METELTITDSIAIKILHGGAILSGVGNELHLHLPNTSKCLVLAQKLRAKVHGIADVLLKNAPSNEGRIIVHGEKECMLMQYVYDEYKYTFTQLSHFRLSDWISYAHFLQNPNEFVLLTAHSVVLRFLYEETAQQKNSCKVTAKSSSNEKSTLYCSHIRGRTNEDLIIFGGNAFGELLIWKPFIAETISRKIDCIEIEVELKHRQPAHNGVIFSIDFDDESNLLTTTSDDRSIRFWKLERTSNDYWDELKITAIASGYGHAARVFQGKIIHFDRKPMAVTVGEDSHFCIWNRKAELLFKQRIQFGAVIWNFEYDKYTHTLYTVGSTGNLLAYNVEDVLRKKSEIFSTTMIVPDLEPKEYVAKAKFLKSNMLVGITNRNRLMYALFQYNEENYKHECGPWHIIDMHKKYKCTVFEVQDNYIAICGYKRLTLIKYCHENEFNILFDADILDGVIRSFHFLNNNSFLISDESGKCLLLEGENIVIQIAVRLPHCKEPWTTTALRIKVKQLKDYLLVSNRMGNTILFRIEYGSAEGTCVDTIRHLHGSLGATMFYLKEVQKDYIFIQSAGHDGSLRMLSIRIESDTIVSHQRTFVPVAWVEKLAVIENNEFLLGFNDNHFVIWSHDYDISVQIPCGGGHRSWHYDITSEDRRKFVQLLFIKNKVLRLHKHKMCNILSKSIKMLRNQWHTRSCNVLNIIEPRHIEVPFSIVVSAGDDNMVKISKLMSGGRLEQCAELHSHISNVRALKILQMQQDAVLIFTGGGRAQLCIALLDLKDFRVHELTSYTLNKNEQSEDEKTQTYRPDPETRIMSCDVVKVNTNNSGNKVEYFVFLCCSDGYLRKLHVSESFKVISEVAFYCGCCLLQVRTFTNSYILVAGTNGKIRMFNLSLVELPIKLPHHASGVNALDIYYEPNTYMLHILTGGDDQSVSYTSLEIQNENTFEIKNKFCIENAHSAQVTAVQLTFDNENLCAYTSGLDQVVNKIHLRIPATELVCYTPISDIKGLQIDNFKRCFIYGCGIQIFKLKQ; encoded by the exons ATGGAAACGGAGTTGACAATTACAGATTCCAtagcaattaaaatattgcatggAGGAGCAATACTTTCAG GTGTTGGCAATGAGTTACACCTGCATTTACCGAACACATCTAAATGCCTCGTGCTTGCGCAGAAATTGCGCGCTAAAGTGCATGGCATTGCTGATGTATTATTGAAAAACGCACCTTCTAATGAAGGAAGAATTATTGTACACGGCGAAAAAGAATGTATGTTAATGCAGTATGTCTACGACGAATATAAG TACACCTTTACGCAACTTTCTCACTTTCGTCTTTCTGACTGGATCAGTTATGCACACTTTCTTCAAAATCCAAATGAATTTGTCCTTCTTACTGCTCACAGTGTGGTTCTCCGATTCCTTTACGAAGAAACCGCTCAACAAAAGAATTCTTGTAAAGTTACAGCGAAGTCATCCTCCAATGAGAAATCCACACTTTATTGCTCCCATATTCGAGGCAGAACAAATGAGgatttgataatttttggaG GGAATGCTTTTGGAGAACTACTCATTTGGAAGCCATTTATTGCTGAGACGATTTCTAGAAAGATTGATTGCATTGAAATAGAAGTGGAACTAAAGCATAGACAACCAGCTCATAATGGAGTAATTTTTTCTATTGACTTTGATGATGAATCTAATTTGCTGACCACTACGTCAGATGATCGGTCAATACGCTTCTGGAAACTTGAAAGAACGTCAAATGATTATTGGgatgaattaaaaattactgcAATAGCTAGTGGATATGGTCATGCTGCACGAGTGTTTCaaggaaaaattatacatttcg ATCGGAAACCAATGGCTGTGACAGTCGGAGAAGATTCTCATTTTTGTATTTGGAACCGTAAGGCTGAATTATTGTTCAAACAACGTATTCAATTTGGTGCAGTGATATGGAATTTCGAATAcgacaaatatacacacacattgtATACAGTCGGATCAACGGGAAACTTGCTGGCATACAATGTTGAAGATGTACTTAGAAAGAAATCGGAGATTTTTTCAACAACTATGATTGTCCCAGATTTAGAACCAAAAGAATATGTGGCGAAAGCAAAGTTTCTCAAATCTAATATGTTAGTTGGTATAACAAATAGAAATCGTCTTATGTACGCCCTCTTTCAATATAATGAGGAAAATTATAAACATGAATGTGGCCCATGGCACATCATTgatatgcataaaaaatataaatgcacTGTATTTGAAGTACAAGACAACTACATTGCAATATGTGGCTACAAACGATTAACTCTTATTAAGTATTGCCACGAAAACGAGTTCAACATATTATTTGATGCCGATATACTTGACGGAGTAATACGttcattccattttttaaataataattcctTTTTGATTTCTGATGAATCTGGAAAGTGTTTGCTCCTTGAAGGTGAAAACATAGTGATTCAAATCGCTGTTCGCCTACCACACTGCAAGGAACCATGGACAACAACAGCCCTACGtataaaagtaaaacaattaaaagatTATCTGTTAGTTAGTAATCGTATGGGAAACACAATACTGTTTAGAATTGAATATGGGTCTGCTGAAGGCACATGTGTGGACACTATTCGGCATCTGCACGGATCATTAGGTGCAACAATGTTTTACCTCAAAGAAGTTCAAAaagattatatatttattcaaagCGCCGGTCATGATGGATCATTGCGGATGCTTTCCATACGAATTGAGTCCGACACGATTGTATCACATCAACGCACATTTGTACCAGTAGCTTGGGTGGAGAAATTAGctgtaattgaaaataatgaatttcttTTGGGTTTTAACGATAACCATTTCGTGATTTGGTCTCACGACTATGACATATCCGTACAAATACCTTGTGGTGGAGGACATCGCAGTTGGCATTACGATATCACTTCTGAAGACAGGAGAAAGTTTGTGCAActactatttataaaaaataaagtgctAAGACTTCATAAGCATAAAATGTGCAATATCCTTTCTAAGAGTATAAAGATGTTACGAAATCAGTGGCACACTCGTTCATGTAACGTTTTGAATATAATTGAACCACGACACATTGAAGTACCTTTTAGTATAGTTGTAAGTGCCGGAGACGATAACATggtaaaaatatctaaattaatGTCCGGTGGTCGATTAGAGCAATGTGCGGAATTGCATTCACATATATCCAATGTGAgagcattaaaaattttacaaatgcaaCAAGAtgctgttttaatttttacaggCGGCGGCCGAGCGCAACTAtgcatagcgttattggacctGAAAGATTTTCGTGTCCATGAACTTACGAGTTATACTTTAAATAAGAATGAACAAAGTGAAGACGAAAAGACGCAAACTTACCGACCCGACCCGGAAACTCGAATAATGTCATGCGATGTGGTTAAAGTGAACACTAATAATTCAGGCAATAAAgtggaatattttgttttcctaTGTTGTTCAGACGGTTATTTGCGCAAGTTACATGTTAGTGAATCTTTTAAAGTTATTTCCGAGGTAGCTTTCTATTGCGGCTGTTGTTTGCTGCAGGTACGGACGTTCACGAACTCTTACATTCTAGTAGCAGGTACAAATGGAAAGATACGCATGTTTAACTTGAGTTTGGTAGAATTACCAATTAAACTGCCACATCACGCAAGCGGAGTAAATGCTTTGGACATATATTATGAGCCTAACACCTATATGCTTCATATTCTTACTGGTGGTGATGACCAGTCAGTTTCCTATACTTCTTTAGAAATACAAAACGAAAATACATTtgagattaaaaataaattttgtattgaaaatgcACACTCGGCACAGGTAACTGCGGTACAGTTAACTTTCGATAACGAGAATCTTTGCGCATATACTTCAGGCCTAGACCAGGTTGTAAACAAGATCCATTTGCGAATTCCTGCAACAGAACTGGTTTGTTATACACCCATATCAGACATCAAAGGTTTGCAAATTGACAATTTCAAACGATGTTTCATTTATGGTTGCGgcattcaaatattcaaattgaaacaataa
- the LOC126758353 gene encoding ADP-ribosylation factor-like protein 2-binding protein isoform X1, whose amino-acid sequence METTLSDESLNIIGKSKASQFFDDVIGHIEDIVLGEDFQALHNDFLEKYWHCIENTEENKLVYMDIFQEYTNTFETFLIKELCARMPDFNMSQFADELEKNEAFDDVLSSGEIIELLHSFNSFETFKELMLDYRSAKEGQMEHLDSNILITTSYSTTNPAIPTVTEDKCDI is encoded by the exons ATGGAAACAACTTTATCGGATGAATCCTTGAATATTATCGGTAAATCGAAGGCTAGTCAATTTTTTGACGATGTTATTGGTCACATAGAAGACATTGTGCTTGGAGAAGATTTCCag gCACTACATAATGATTTTCTGGAGAAATATTGGCATTGCATTGAAAATACTGAGGAAAACAAACTagtatatatggatatatttcAAGAGTATACCAATACTTTTGAGACCTTCCTAATTAAAGAACTTTGTGCTCGTATGCCTGATTTCAATATGAGCCAATTTGCGGACGAACTAGA GAAAAATGAGGCGTTCGATGATGTGTTAAGTAGCGGCGAAATTATTGAACTTTTACACTCATTCAATAGCTTTGAGACTTTTAAAGAACTTATGCTAGACTACCGCAGTGCAAAAGAAGGTCAAATGGAGCATCTAGACTCAAATATCCTCATCACAACTTCGTATTCGACCACAAACCCGGCGATACCCACTGTAACCGAAGACAAATGtgatatataa
- the LOC126758353 gene encoding ADP-ribosylation factor-like protein 2-binding protein isoform X2 — protein METTLSDESLNIIGKSKALHNDFLEKYWHCIENTEENKLVYMDIFQEYTNTFETFLIKELCARMPDFNMSQFADELEKNEAFDDVLSSGEIIELLHSFNSFETFKELMLDYRSAKEGQMEHLDSNILITTSYSTTNPAIPTVTEDKCDI, from the exons ATGGAAACAACTTTATCGGATGAATCCTTGAATATTATCGGTAAATCGAAG gCACTACATAATGATTTTCTGGAGAAATATTGGCATTGCATTGAAAATACTGAGGAAAACAAACTagtatatatggatatatttcAAGAGTATACCAATACTTTTGAGACCTTCCTAATTAAAGAACTTTGTGCTCGTATGCCTGATTTCAATATGAGCCAATTTGCGGACGAACTAGA GAAAAATGAGGCGTTCGATGATGTGTTAAGTAGCGGCGAAATTATTGAACTTTTACACTCATTCAATAGCTTTGAGACTTTTAAAGAACTTATGCTAGACTACCGCAGTGCAAAAGAAGGTCAAATGGAGCATCTAGACTCAAATATCCTCATCACAACTTCGTATTCGACCACAAACCCGGCGATACCCACTGTAACCGAAGACAAATGtgatatataa
- the LOC126758350 gene encoding protein FAM210A → MTTLRLMTRIGQTVWQQRQGMQLTVLGNMKYRSWYLLNSHSTTQCISLAPFVSSRHSFSTKKTADLAGKTDTKSSPVLADEDIFGEASKLGLFAKFKLMYKKYWYVLLPVHVVTSIGWFGGFYYLSKSGVDIPLLLQHMHLSESIVERFQNSSMGHYAIAYLCYKVATPLRYAVTLGGTTVSIKYLVQAGHIKPIPSKRELLQMYEKNKADRAAAKLEGIEEKQKTKGNE, encoded by the exons ATGACCACATTGAGGTTGATGACGCGTATTGGGCAAACTGTTTGGCAACAGCGGCAAGGAATGCAACTGACAGTTTTGGGTAACATGAAGTACAGATCATGGTACCTACTAAACTCTCACAGCACAACACAATGTATATCACTTGCACCCTTCGTAAGTAGTCGCCATTCATTTAGCACAAAGAAAACTGCGGACTTAGCTGGTAAAACCGACACCAAATCATCTCCGGTTTTAGCCGATGAGGATATTTTTGGTGAGGCATCTAAACTGGGACTATTTGCGAAATTCAAATTgatgtacaaaaaatattggtATGTGCTTTTACCTGTTCATGTTGTTACTTCGATTGGTTGGTTTGgaggtttctattatttgtcAAAAAG tgGTGTAGATATTCCATTGCTTCTACAACATATGCACCTTAGTGAAAGTATAGTGGAACGCTTCCAAAACTCTAGTATGGGTCACTATGCGATAGCCTATCTTTGCTACAAAGTGGCGACTCCCCTACGTTATGCGGTTACCTTAG GTGGTACAACCGTGTCCATAAAATATCTTGTTCAAGCCGGACATATTAAACCAATTCCCAGTAAACGAGAATTATTGCagatgtatgaaaaaaataaagccGATAGAGCTGCTGCGAAACTAGAAGGGATTGAAGAAAAGCAAAAGACCAAGGGCAACGAATGA
- the LOC126758347 gene encoding zinc finger protein ZPR1 has protein sequence MADDKKPIFRNIDGDDPDLEATDIESACMNCFRSGRTRLLLTKIPFFKEIVLMSFKCEHCGYENSEIQSASEIQKKGVRIELNVKNAEDLNRRVVRSDYTSVSIPEVELEIPSQSQKGDITTVEGILDRTIRGLTQDQENRKQKHPEAAAEIDAYVKKLTSIKEKQINFTLVLEDISGNSFIENPFAPSSDPGCKILHFERQREQDQILGIYCPTDVSSAEETNDSAENSKTQKKHLLKPIAEDAWGIDDLHGEVLQFQTLCSQCGSPCETNMKLTNIPHFKEVVIMATVCEVCGCKTNEVKSGGGIEETGIRFEVKVENKEDLTRDVLKSETCSLRIPELDCEVGPSALGGRFTTIEGIIVAMRDQLQDESFFFRDSADEESKKRMEAVVNKFEKILALELKATLVLDDPAGNSYVQSMAEDDELDEKLVIVKYERSFDQNEELGLNDIKTENYQE, from the exons atggCTGATGATAAGAAACCCATATTCAGAAATATTGACGGGGATGATCCAGATCTAGAAGCCACGGATATTGAATCCGCATGTATGAATTGCTTTCGCTCAGGCAGAACCCGTCTCCTGCTTACCAAAATACCTTTCTTTAAGGAGATTGTGCTCATGTCTTTTAAATGTGAACATTGCGGTTATGAAAACAGTGAAATTCAGTCAGCATCAGAAATACAGAAAAAAGGTGTGCGCATTGAACTTAATGTTAAAAATGCTGAAGACTTAAACCGACGAGTAGTACGCTCGGATTACACATCCGTAAGCATTCCTGAAGTAGAACTGGAAATACCTTCTCAAAGTCAAAAGGGCGATATAACTACCGTTGAGGGCATACTTGACAGAACGATAAGAGGTCTGACTCAAGATcaagaaaacagaaaacaaaaacatccTGAAGCTGCAGCTGAAATTGATGCGTATGTCAAAAAGTTAACCTCTATAAAAGAGAAACAAATTAACTTTACACTTGTCTTGGAAGACATAAGTGGAAATAGTTTTATTGAGAATCCTTTTGCACCATCATCGGATCCGGGTTGTAAGATTCTTCACTTCGAAAGACAAAGGGAGCAAGATCAAATTCTTG GTATTTACTGTCCAACAGATGTGTCAAGTGCAGAGGAAACTAATGATAGTGCGGAAAATTCGAAAACTCAAAAGAAACATCTACTGAAACCCATTGCGGAAGACGCTTGGGGCATTGATGATCTACATGGCGAAGTTTTGCAGTTTCAAACATTATGTTCACAGTGTGGTTCGCCTTGCGAGACGAATATGAAACTAACAAATATTCCACATTTTAAAGAAGTTGTTATAATGGCGACAGTATGCGAAGTTTGTGGGTGTAAAACAAATGAGGTAAAATCTGGAGGTGGGATTGAGGAAACAGGTATTCGCTTTGAAGTCAAAGTTGAAAACAAGGAAGATCTTACTCGAGATGTGCTAAAATCTGAAACATGTAGCCTTCGAATTCCGGAATTAGATTGTGAAGTTGGTCCATCTGCTCTTGGTGGTCGTTTCACCACTATAGAAGGTATTATAGTAGCTATGAGAGACCAACTTCAAGATGAAAGTTTCTTTTTTCGTGATTCTGCTGACGAAGAGAGTAAGAAACGTATGGAAGCCGTTGTAAAtaagttcgaaaaaattttggcTTTGGAATTGAAAGCAACTTTGGTTTTGGATGATCCCGCTGGAAATAGTTATGTACAATCTATGGCAGAAGATGATGAGCTAGACGAAAAATTAGTCATTGTAAAATACGAACGCTCATTCGATCAAAATGAAGAACTTGGTCTTAACGATATCAAAACCGAAAACTATCAGGAATAA
- the LOC126758356 gene encoding uncharacterized protein LOC126758356 has product MSASAARNSHGLLKRAWNEIPDIVGGSVLALIGLGMAAVGVAGYYARDGDNRRYKMGYVVMRPDDPRAEKVRKD; this is encoded by the coding sequence ATGTCTGCTTCAGCTGCGCGTAATTCTCATGGCCTCCTGAAGCGTGCTTGGAACGAGATTCCAGACATTGTTGGCGGGTCAGTCTTAGCACTGATAGGATTGGGAATGGCAGCGGTTGGCGTTGCTGGATATTATGCCAGAGACGGTGATAACCGGCGATATAAGATGGGATATGTTGTAATGCGTCCCGATGATCCACGTGCAGAAAAAGTTCGAAAAGATTAA